The following are encoded together in the Salinibacter grassmerensis genome:
- a CDS encoding efflux RND transporter periplasmic adaptor subunit, producing the protein MTARGSLLLPVLFGLLASACVGGASSPPADEMDPVPVETATAATTTAAQDGRYTGTIQGARRVPLSTKMMGTITRLSVEEGDRVQEGETLVRIRSQNVEAQREQVQARLREARAARDNAETQFERIRALRESDSATEQEFDNAQTAYERAQAQVEALESRLAETEDMLAYATLEAPIDGYVVEKRSEQGALAAPGRPLLTVETLDDLKAVVQVPSEDVNQFAVGDSATVTIGAAANVQKQGVVTQVNPSGNAVSRQFTVQVRLPRAAPDDRTAATALKSGMYAEVRHQTGTRSTLTVPQTALIERGQLTGLYAVSDDHALLRWVRTGSQRGDRVEVLSGLRPGETYVTDATPRIADGQPVQAE; encoded by the coding sequence ATGACAGCACGTGGCTCTCTTCTCCTTCCGGTCCTTTTCGGTCTTCTCGCCTCTGCCTGTGTCGGGGGCGCCTCCTCGCCCCCCGCGGATGAGATGGATCCGGTCCCCGTAGAGACCGCCACCGCAGCGACGACGACCGCGGCTCAGGACGGACGCTACACTGGCACCATCCAGGGCGCGCGCCGGGTCCCTCTCTCCACCAAAATGATGGGCACCATCACACGCCTCTCGGTCGAGGAGGGCGACCGTGTGCAGGAGGGCGAGACGCTCGTCCGCATCCGCAGCCAGAACGTGGAGGCCCAGCGGGAGCAGGTGCAGGCCCGCCTGCGGGAGGCCCGCGCCGCCCGCGACAACGCCGAGACCCAGTTCGAGCGGATCCGGGCCCTCCGCGAGAGCGACAGTGCTACGGAGCAGGAGTTCGACAACGCGCAGACCGCCTACGAGCGGGCACAGGCGCAGGTGGAGGCCCTCGAAAGCCGCCTGGCGGAGACCGAGGACATGCTCGCCTACGCCACGCTGGAGGCGCCCATCGACGGCTACGTGGTCGAGAAGCGATCCGAGCAGGGGGCCCTGGCCGCCCCGGGTCGTCCGCTGCTCACCGTCGAGACGCTCGACGACCTGAAGGCCGTGGTGCAGGTGCCGTCGGAGGATGTGAACCAGTTCGCAGTGGGCGACAGCGCGACCGTCACGATCGGCGCGGCCGCCAACGTGCAGAAGCAAGGCGTGGTCACGCAGGTGAACCCGTCCGGCAACGCCGTGAGCCGACAGTTCACTGTGCAGGTGCGCCTGCCACGCGCGGCCCCGGACGACCGGACAGCCGCCACCGCCCTCAAGTCCGGAATGTACGCCGAGGTTCGTCACCAGACCGGGACCCGTTCGACGCTCACGGTCCCGCAGACCGCCCTCATCGAACGCGGCCAGCTGACCGGCCTCTACGCCGTGAGTGATGACCACGCGCTGCTGCGCTGGGTACGGACCGGTTCGCAGCGTGGGGACCGCGTCGAGGTGCTTTCGGGCCTGCGGCCGGGCGAGACCTACGTCACCGACGCCACGCCCCGTATCGCGGACGGGCAGCCCGTCCAGGCCGAGTAG